The nucleotide sequence TACGAAATCTGGAGGCTGAACTTCGACACAGCGATTCAAAACTCACACAGCAATTCAAAATTCACACCTGACCGCAGACTCTATCCCCGTCTTTGCGGAATGCGAGTCGGTCTGCGACAGGCTAGATTGCGAGAGCCCGCCGTAAGAACAGCCTTCAATCTTGCTGTAGCCTCTCTCACTGGACGTGAAGGCAGTTAAAAAGACGAGCTCTCATTTATTGAACTTTCAAGCTTGAGAAATCCGGGAGATAGCACTCTTTGAACATGTGCTGAATCCAATTGTCTTTCAGCATTAACTGTCGCGTCAGTTCGAGGAAAAACTCCTCTAATTGCTCGCGATCGGCAGACTTGACTGCTTCTCTCATCACTTGCAGCCTAAACTGCTGCTCCATTTTGAGCGTTCCTGGGCCGTTCATAATTTCACCCTAAGTTCTGACAATGCTGCCTTTCGACTTTTAGAAACAGGGATGCATGTTGTGGAGTAGAACTCTCAGGTCAGTTATACGGCAATGCGAACAGAAACAGCAACTAGCAAGTTTGAGATAAAAGAGAGTAAAACCTGACTACACTTTGGAAGCATCCTGTTGCTATAAAGGCCACTCTTGAAAGGTCTCGGAGTCAAACAATCAATTGCCCGGGCAAAAGGTTGCGCCAGGCGGCAGCATTCGATTGTTCGTCCTGTTTTAAAAGACCTCAACGAGCTGCAACAGAAAATCTGAATCACCTCCCAGCCTATTGGATGTACGATTGTCAACTCATTATAACAAACTAGATTTTTCGAAATTATTTTGACAACAAAGTTTATGGATTATGTAGTATTTTGATTGCGAGACGTAACGAAGAAGGCTCTTTTGAGCTTTTGCCTCTATTCTGAGAGTTTTCTAAGAATGCTTGCGATCCCCACTATTGCTATATTTCTGGAACGGGCATTCCATTGAGTTGGATTGCTGCTGATTCTAACGAATTCTGCGATCGCCTCTGCCAAATAGGCAGGTTCTATTTGTCGATCGCGGGGATCGCGATCGGTCGAGCGTTCATTATTGGTTGAGAGGTAATTGTGAGGAGTTTTTTGGATTTGTTTCTCAAGAGTTTATTTGATGCCTTGAAACGCTCGTTCGTTATACAAGTCTGTTTTCACATCAACTCGTTTCAGGCTGCCAATCTCCGGATGGTTGGGGTTTATCGCCACTATCTGCTCTAAACCGGCGGGTATGGCTGCGCTGGGTACCAGCAGACACAGGCTAGTCGACCGTGTCAGCCAGTCGCTGCCCATTGCTTGAGTGCTTGCTGGATAAGGGTACTTGGCCCAGTCTTTCGGCATTTGTGCGATGGTTAGTGTTTCACAAGACACATCTTCGGGCAATTCGTAGATCCCGAGCCGATAGCTTTTGGGGACAAGTCGGGGTGACGGAAGGTAGTTGGCCATCTCTAGAAGGGCCACCGCAGGACTGGATGCAAAATAGAGTACCGGCAGTCCTGGCTGATTCCAGCGAGCGCCGTCGATAAAGGATTTACCCTGTCCTGAGAAGTTGTCGAGATATTTCTCCTTGACAATCCGGTAAAGCAGTATCAGGAGAATTCGCCGTACTCAATCGCGCGCAGCGATTCCCTCACTAAAGTGCGCCCTTCAAAGGTATCGAACAGGTCGACCGGACGCTCTCCGGCCAAGGCAGGAATGCGGGTATGCAGCCATTCCTGCGCAATCTCTTTATCTTCAAACGCGGTAACGGCGTACTGGAACAGGCGCAATGTATCGAGCACTTCCTCGCTGTCGGCGCGGGTCAGCGCCTTCTTGCGATAGAAGCGGCTCAGGTTCGCTGAGGTGGTATCCAGCAACCGGATAAACAGCTCTCGCTCGCCCAAGACGGCGACGGCCTGTTTGACGGCTAGACCCGGAATGCCTTGACGAACAGCCTGTATGAACGCGCCACGGTCGGTCAGAACCTCAGGGGAGACATTCACATTTTCTAATAACGCCGCAACATTCATGTTTTCGCTCATCGTGTGGCTTCAGGATTGACATACATCATAATGATTGCCTTAGCTCATCATTGTGATTTATATCGTGAACGATCGTCTCCCACCGAGCAGCAGCTCGATCGGGGGGTAAAGGTGACTACTCTCACCGCTAACCCTACGGGTCTAGCGGGAGCTTCTCAGACTCACGAGTGAGAGTTGCTGTTTCACAGGCATCCCAGCGGATAAGCCTCCACAGCCAGAGAGCGGTAGTCCAACCGCCCTGCGTTTAACTATCCTATCCCCCTCACCGCCAAACGCTCTGCGTTCTGGCGGGAGTACCCCGGAGGTCATGATGGCAAAGCTGTATTGAGCTAGTATTCACTCAATTTGAAGAGCTGGGTTCTGCTCGAAACGTGATGCGTTATTGCAGAGATCGTGACATTGTTGAGTCTCGCAAACAAGCCATTAGTTTCCCCCCTGCATTTGAATTATCCCCATCATGCCGAGGTCTTCGTGATCGAGAATATGGCAGTGGTAAACGGCCTTGCCCGGAAAATCTGCAAATCGAACTCGAAGGCGCACCACTTCCCCTGGCCGGACGAGGACTGTGTCTTTCCAGGCTCGAAAAGCTTCAGCCCGACCATCCCGGCTAATCACCTGAAAAGGATTGGTATGGAGGTGAAAGGGGTGATCCATTGTCCCTGTATTGGCAATTTCCCAGTCCTCTACTGTGTTGAGGGACACCCGCGTATCGATGCGTTGATGGTTGAAAGTGTAGCCGTTAATTAAAAAGGCCATTCCCATACCCGGCCTCATGCCGTGGTTTAGAGAGAAACGTCGCACAGTCTGGGGTTCGGGTAATGCTTCCACGGGAATCAGTTGCCGAGGTAGAGCCATAGACTCAACCTGCCCTCGGTACGTCAAAGTGGCCAAAGTCCGGGCGGTGCCTCCGCCTGAGGAGAAATCCGTACCTGGCCCCATCCTCGGCCCCATACGACCGCGTCCCATCGGCCCCATCATTCCCGACCCCATGCCGCGTCCCATCATTCCCATGCCCCCTCGGTTGTAAGGCAGATCCAGCAATCGATACTGTCCGGGCTCTCTTTCACCTCTTACGAGCACGTCCGCACGTTCTCCCGGAGTTAACAGCAACTCTCTCAGCTCTACTGGCTCGGATAGCGATATGCCATCTGTAGCAATGAGATAAAGAGGGTGATCTTCGAGTGTTAGCCGATAAAAGCGGGCGTTGGACGCATTAATCAGACGCAAGCGCAGCAAGCCACCGCGAGGAATAGACAAATCGAGGTTTGACTGACCGCTAACAGTCACCAGAGGACCTTCCCGTCCCAGCATCTGTTCCATATGATGGGGTGCTGGAACTCGACCGCTGGCATCTAAAGCAAAGTCTTTTAAGAATAGAAAGACTTCTCGAGCAGCCTCAATTTCCGGAATTTCATCCATCTCCCCCCGAATAACAAATATGCCACCGAGACCGCCAAATACCTGTCTGGCAACCCAACCGTGGAGGTGGGGATGGTAGTAAAAGGTTCCTCCTGGATGGTCGTCGGGAATCGTGAATTCGTAAGTGAAGACTTCTCCGCTGGGGATGTTTAGAAAGACGTTATCGGCATTGCCAGTGGGAGGAACGTGCAAGCCGTGGTAGTGGAGATTTGTTGGCTCGGGGAGGTTGTTGCTAAAGCGGATGCGGACCGTATCGCCAGGGCGAGCTTCAATTTTAGGGCCGGGTATCTGCCCGTTATAGGAGAAGAGTTGAGCCGATTGTCCGCCGATATTGACAGTGCCATAGCTAGCTTCAAGGAAAACCTCAACTAACCCCTCTTCAGCGCTATCTTCAGTAGAGGACGGCGAGGATGGTTGAGCTTTCGACTGAAACAACCTCCCCTGTAACAGCAGGAGGGTACCAGCAGCACTGGTGCCGAGCGCTATGAACTGTCGGCGTCTGAGTTGTTTCATCGCATGAGTCTCTAAAGCCTATTGAGGGTCTTGAGGTGTCTGGGAAATGCGTCAGGTCTAGCGCCCGTACCTTTCACGGTGAGGAACGCGCCACCCAATATGCGATCGCCTGCGTAGGCAATTCTCCAGTGCGATCGGTGACAGAAGCCCTCAGTCACTCCAGACGCCTTACCAACAGCAAGCTCTTCCAGGTCCCCAGCGACCATTCTGCTGAGACCAACCACTCCAGGCCGGATATCCCTGGTTATCTCTCAGAATTAGCCGCTCGTCCCCCCGTCGGATTTCAGATGCAATAATCGTCGAATTTCCAGCAAAGGGCATCCGGGAGCCGACGACCTCTACTTCATCATTGGGGGCAAGTGGCAACTCCTGGGTATTGAGATACCAGGCGGGACCGAGATGCACGGGTACCGTTTCATCGCCGGTCCGAATCAGTAGCTGCCTACCTTGGGACATCCCTTGCATTGGAGTAAAAGGCTCGACGCTAACGACTCTCCCTCGAACGGTTTCGACGGTATTGGGGTCAAACATCATGCCATGCTGGGGACCGTATCCCCAACGGTTGCCTCTCCCCAAGCCGGGTCCCATCATATGTTGTCCGGGTCCCATCCTATGTCTGGGGCCTATCCAGGGAGCATTTGGATTCGTGCCCTGCTGGAGGGGAGGATAGGTCTGAGAAGGTGCTGTTAAATCTCCATTAGAAAAATCTGTCGCTGGGTTGGGTTGCTGAGAAATCTCGTGGGCTAGCAAAGAACTCGTTCCTCCTATTAGTAAAACTAGTCCCGTCAAGGCAGCAATGGTTGGCTTTTTGAGAGCATAACTAGCCTTCATTTCTCGGTCCTCCTATTTGCTTGAGGTTAATGAGCCCACCTAGATCGTAGGACCTCCAGTCAACTGGAGAATGATATGAGTGCAATCAAACTTCACTAGATTTCGACTAACTGGGTGGACACTCAAGATATTATCATATCAGCAATTGCTGATATGATAATATCTAAAAGAAAAATTAAGATTCCAACCTCAGCAATATGATCGTCACTGCTCGAACAACTTCTATCAAGTTGAAGGCCAAGCTTTTCCGTGGCTTTTCAGATGGCTCGCGATTGGCCATCTTGGAGGCGCTGCGAACGGGTTCGCGCACTGTCGGTGAAATTGTTGAGGCAACTGGATTGAGTCAGTCGAATGCCTCCAATCACCTGAGCTGTCTCAAAGATTGCGGACTGGTCGTTTCTACCCAGCAGGGACGTTACGTCAGCTACCAGCTAAGCGATCCGCGAGCGATCGAAATGTTGGCACTAGCAGATGAATTGCTAGCGGATGTGGCAAAGGGTGTTTACGAATGCACTCGCTACAATTGCTCGGAGGAGTCGTGATGGCAGATTGTGCATGTGAAGTTGAGGCTGGGAATGCTGCCCAACGTAATAGTCTGCGCCAGCTCCTCGCCATCAATAGCGCGATCGGCGCAGGCTTGTTAGTGGCTCTCCTATAAATCTCGACTACATCGCCTTTCGAGTCATCTCAAATAAGTTCTGGGCTTGAGCTCCGAGGAACCCTTCAAATAGTTCGGTCTGCCCCGGAGAAACTTCGACCCAATTGCGCTCGGCAATCTCGAAGTAGGCATAGGGCCAAGGAATTTGCATCGAGGCTCCAGTCTCGTCATCCCGCACTGAAACCATTTCGATCACCGCATGGGTTGCGGTTTGACGCAGACCACTGCCCCAACTGCCTTCGATCGCCACTTTCATCGGTACTCCCCGTTCCGCCAGAGCGAGGGCTGTGCTTTCAATATCGGGGAAATGGGGGGTGTTTTGGGCGTTGACGTAACCCGTAAAGTGGTTGACGGCATAGCCGTGCAGTAAGACCCAAGCTCCGTATTGACTGACTTTATTGACGGCTTCAACGACGGAACGCAGGGGAGGGTTCCAGGGACGGGTGAAGACCGTTTGGAGGCGATCGGCTGTCTGTTGTATAGCGAAATCGTTGGAGGCCGTCTCGATGGTTTGCTTCAGGGTTTGCACGTCCGCAAAGTGGCCGGACCGAACGCTTTGGTAAATCGACTGCACAATGGGGGAAGGCAGCTCGTCTACTAAGAGTTCGCTGATGAAGAGTTTGGGTAATGCAAACCGATCGCGCTCGGGATGCAGGTAGTGACGCGCGTAGAGATGCCGGTCTGGGAATTCATATTCTCCTGCCACTTCGTAGCCTAAAGATTCAAACATCCAGGCGAGGTAGAGAATCCCCAAGTCGATTGCTCCGTGGGGAGTTTCGGTGTCGAGACGCAGCGAGCGAAAGGCAATGTGGTCGTTGGCGATCGCTCCCCCCGCTGCTTCGATCGTCTGTTGATAAATTCGGGCGTAGGGAACTCGGCCGAGGTAGGTCTGCCAGAGTCGCTCCCACAGTTGGAGCGCTATCTGAATGCGTTTCATCAGAGATCTTTCAACACTTCAGCAAGGATTTGCAAGGCAACCTGAATCTGTTCGCGTTCGACGACTAGGGGGGGACAAAATCGAATGGCAGCTTTGCCGCAACCGAGCAGTAAAAGACCGCGATGGAAGGCGCGATCGACGATGCGATCGCGCAAATTTGGATCGGGATTGCGATCGCGATCGAACAGATCGATCGCCACCATCAACCCTTTCCCCCGAGGCAGAGAAACGTTGTCGAAGCGAGCGGCGAGCTGCGTTAGGCCCACCTGCAATGCCTCTCCCATTTGGCGCGCATTTTCAATCAGCTCGGTTTCCAGAAGTCCCAACGTGACCTTGGCTGCCGCACAGGCGACGGGATTGCCCCCAAAGGTGTTGGCATGGGAGCCGGGAGGCCAAGTCATCAGTTCCGGTCGCGACAGGATCGCCCCCAGCGGCAAACCGCTAGCAATGCCTTTTGCCAACGTGACAATATCGGGTTGGACGCCCCAATGCTCGATCGCAAATAGCTTGCCCGTCCGCCCCATGCCCGACTGGACTTCATCTACCACCATCAAAATGCGATGGCGATCGCAAATCCCGCGCACCCGCTGCAGAAATCCATCCTCCGGCACGATATAGCCCCCTTCCCCTTGAATGGGCTCCACCACAATTGCCGCGATCTCGTCCGGCGGCAGCATCGAGGGAAACAGTTCCCGTTCCAGGTCATCGAGGCTGGCATGGCTGCCGTAGGGAATGTGGGTGACACCGGGGAGGAGGGGGCCGAACCCCCGACACTGGACAGCTTTGGACGCCGTGAGGGACATCGAGCCGTAGGTGCGTCCGTGAAAGCCGCCGAGGCAGGCAACAATCCGAGACCTACCTGTGGAGTAGCGAGCTAGTTTAACTGCGCCTTCCACCGACTCCGTGCCGGAGTTGGTGAAAAATACGCGCGCGCGAGTGCCACTGTCCGGCTCTGGAAACGGTGCGCGCGCGGCCAGGGCTTCGGCTAACTCCAGCATGGGAGCGTAGTAAAAATCTGTGCCCGACATGTGCAGGAATTGAGTCGCCTGCTGTTGAATGGCCTCAACCACTTGGGGATGGGCGTGACCGGTGGCTGTGACCGCAATTCCTGCCGTAAAGTCCAAAAAGACATTGCCATCCACATCTTCAATCGAGCAACCCTGGCCGCGAGCCACCACCAGCGGATAGGCGCGGGTGTAGGAGGGGGAAGACACGGCTAGATCGCGATCGATCGAAGCGCGGGCGCGAGGCCCCGGCAGCGGCGCGACCAGTTTCGGAAACCGAGGCAGCGTGGGGTTGGACAATGCATCAAACATGGCATCCTCAACGGTTATCAATTTGAGCCCGCTGTAATTGACCGGAAAAGTCCACATAGACCGTCTTCCAGTCCGAAAACACATCGAGGGCTGCGCTCCCGGCTTCGCGGTGGCCGTTCCCCGTCTGCTTGACGCCCCCAAACGGCAGGTGAACTTCTGCGCCGATGGTGGGACCGTTGATATAAGTGATGCCTGCTTCAAGATCGCGCATGGCTTGAAAGGCGCGGTTGACATCCCGCGTGTAGACAGAGGAGGAGAGACCGTAGGGGGTGTCGTTCAGCACTTGAATGGCCCGATCGAACGAGTCCACGGCGATCGCCGATACAACGGGACCGAAAATTTCCTCTCGGGCAACGCGCATATCCGGCGTTACGCCATCCAAAATCGTGGGTTGGAAAAAGCAGCCGTATTGCAGGTCGTCCTCCCTCGCCACTTCCCCTCCGATCGCCAGCTTCGCTCCCTCGTCGCGGGCAATGTCGAGATAGCGTATGACGCGATCGCGCTGAGCTTGGTTAATCAGAGGACCGACATCAGTTTGAGGATCGAGGCCGGACCCCAGTCGCAAATTGCCGGTCAGTTCGATCAGTTTACTGACAAACTCAGCTTTGATATCGCGATGCAGAATGAGACGACTGGTGGCAGTGCATCGCTGTCCCGTCGTGCCAAACGCTCCCCACAGAGCACCTTCGAGGGCCAGGTCTAAATCGGCATCCTCCATCACAATCTGGGCGTTCTTCCCGCCCATTTCCAGACAAACGCGCTTGTGGGTGCGCCCGCAGGTGGCCCCCACTTCGGCCCCCGTCTGCGACGATCCGGTCAGCGAGATGAGGTCGATGCCGGGATGCTCCGCGAGGGCTCGACCGACGGCCTCTCCCGTGCCGTGGACCAGGTTGACGACGCCAGCAGGCAGACCGGCGGCCTCAAAAATTTGAGTCAAAAGGGTGGCGCAAGCAGGGGTGTCTCTGGCCGGTTTGAAGGCGATCGCATTCCCGCAAACCAGGGCTGGGAGAGACTTCCAGCAAGGAATGGCAATGGGGAAATTCCACGGGGTAATGAGGCCGCAGACGCCAATGGGAACTCGCACCGTCATGGCAAATTTATTGCCCAATTCCGAAGGGGTGGTTTGGCCGAACAAGCGACGCCCTTCCCCCGCGTAGTAGAAGGCGCAGTCAATGCCCTCTTGCACATCTCCTCGGGTTTCCTCCAGAGGTTTGCCCATTTCCCGAGTCATCAGTTGGGCCAGTTCTGCTTTGCGCTCCAACAACAGTTCGCCGATACGGCGAACAGATTCTGCCCGCACCGGGGCGGGAACGAGACGCCAGCTTCGATAGGCGCGGCGGGCAGCGGCAACGGCGGCATCGACATCAGCCGCATCAGACTGCGGCGCGGTTGCCACCAACTCTCGCCAGTCGGCAGGATTGCGACTTTCCATCACAGCCCCCGATCGCGCGGGCACCCAGCGACCGTCGATGTAATTCAGACACTGCATTGGAGTCACCAATCTTCAAACCTCCAAAGTACAGACGCACCGTTCGAACATTTTGGATCGACCCCCCAATTATCTATGGTGGAAAAAGATGGAGGTGAAATGTAGGTTATTGACCCGTAGGGGCGGGGTTTTCCCGCCCAGTGCAACATCTCTGCTGGACCGCAGTCCGAGCAGACCGAGCCGCTGGCAGCGATCGCCTCATGCAGGCTGCTGCCCCTCTCAGCTCAATGGATTCCCCGACAGTGTGGCTTGGCACTGTCGGGCTAGAGTGCTGGCGCGATCAAATCAGCGCGATGACGCCCAAAATGACGGCAAACACAGCAATGAACCCCAGTACTTCGTACGCTTCAACTCGACGATT is from Synechococcus sp. PCC 7336 and encodes:
- a CDS encoding DUF1338 domain-containing protein gives rise to the protein MKRIQIALQLWERLWQTYLGRVPYARIYQQTIEAAGGAIANDHIAFRSLRLDTETPHGAIDLGILYLAWMFESLGYEVAGEYEFPDRHLYARHYLHPERDRFALPKLFISELLVDELPSPIVQSIYQSVRSGHFADVQTLKQTIETASNDFAIQQTADRLQTVFTRPWNPPLRSVVEAVNKVSQYGAWVLLHGYAVNHFTGYVNAQNTPHFPDIESTALALAERGVPMKVAIEGSWGSGLRQTATHAVIEMVSVRDDETGASMQIPWPYAYFEIAERNWVEVSPGQTELFEGFLGAQAQNLFEMTRKAM
- a CDS encoding multicopper oxidase family protein, whose product is MKQLRRRQFIALGTSAAGTLLLLQGRLFQSKAQPSSPSSTEDSAEEGLVEVFLEASYGTVNIGGQSAQLFSYNGQIPGPKIEARPGDTVRIRFSNNLPEPTNLHYHGLHVPPTGNADNVFLNIPSGEVFTYEFTIPDDHPGGTFYYHPHLHGWVARQVFGGLGGIFVIRGEMDEIPEIEAAREVFLFLKDFALDASGRVPAPHHMEQMLGREGPLVTVSGQSNLDLSIPRGGLLRLRLINASNARFYRLTLEDHPLYLIATDGISLSEPVELRELLLTPGERADVLVRGEREPGQYRLLDLPYNRGGMGMMGRGMGSGMMGPMGRGRMGPRMGPGTDFSSGGGTARTLATLTYRGQVESMALPRQLIPVEALPEPQTVRRFSLNHGMRPGMGMAFLINGYTFNHQRIDTRVSLNTVEDWEIANTGTMDHPFHLHTNPFQVISRDGRAEAFRAWKDTVLVRPGEVVRLRVRFADFPGKAVYHCHILDHEDLGMMGIIQMQGGN
- a CDS encoding NblA/ycf18 family protein → MNGPGTLKMEQQFRLQVMREAVKSADREQLEEFFLELTRQLMLKDNWIQHMFKECYLPDFSSLKVQ
- a CDS encoding antitoxin Xre/MbcA/ParS toxin-binding domain-containing protein, with protein sequence MSENMNVAALLENVNVSPEVLTDRGAFIQAVRQGIPGLAVKQAVAVLGERELFIRLLDTTSANLSRFYRKKALTRADSEEVLDTLRLFQYAVTAFEDKEIAQEWLHTRIPALAGERPVDLFDTFEGRTLVRESLRAIEYGEFS
- a CDS encoding acetyl ornithine aminotransferase family protein encodes the protein MWTFPVNYSGLKLITVEDAMFDALSNPTLPRFPKLVAPLPGPRARASIDRDLAVSSPSYTRAYPLVVARGQGCSIEDVDGNVFLDFTAGIAVTATGHAHPQVVEAIQQQATQFLHMSGTDFYYAPMLELAEALAARAPFPEPDSGTRARVFFTNSGTESVEGAVKLARYSTGRSRIVACLGGFHGRTYGSMSLTASKAVQCRGFGPLLPGVTHIPYGSHASLDDLERELFPSMLPPDEIAAIVVEPIQGEGGYIVPEDGFLQRVRGICDRHRILMVVDEVQSGMGRTGKLFAIEHWGVQPDIVTLAKGIASGLPLGAILSRPELMTWPPGSHANTFGGNPVACAAAKVTLGLLETELIENARQMGEALQVGLTQLAARFDNVSLPRGKGLMVAIDLFDRDRNPDPNLRDRIVDRAFHRGLLLLGCGKAAIRFCPPLVVEREQIQVALQILAEVLKDL
- a CDS encoding aldehyde dehydrogenase family protein; its protein translation is MQCLNYIDGRWVPARSGAVMESRNPADWRELVATAPQSDAADVDAAVAAARRAYRSWRLVPAPVRAESVRRIGELLLERKAELAQLMTREMGKPLEETRGDVQEGIDCAFYYAGEGRRLFGQTTPSELGNKFAMTVRVPIGVCGLITPWNFPIAIPCWKSLPALVCGNAIAFKPARDTPACATLLTQIFEAAGLPAGVVNLVHGTGEAVGRALAEHPGIDLISLTGSSQTGAEVGATCGRTHKRVCLEMGGKNAQIVMEDADLDLALEGALWGAFGTTGQRCTATSRLILHRDIKAEFVSKLIELTGNLRLGSGLDPQTDVGPLINQAQRDRVIRYLDIARDEGAKLAIGGEVAREDDLQYGCFFQPTILDGVTPDMRVAREEIFGPVVSAIAVDSFDRAIQVLNDTPYGLSSSVYTRDVNRAFQAMRDLEAGITYINGPTIGAEVHLPFGGVKQTGNGHREAGSAALDVFSDWKTVYVDFSGQLQRAQIDNR
- a CDS encoding helix-turn-helix transcriptional regulator, producing MIVTARTTSIKLKAKLFRGFSDGSRLAILEALRTGSRTVGEIVEATGLSQSNASNHLSCLKDCGLVVSTQQGRYVSYQLSDPRAIEMLALADELLADVAKGVYECTRYNCSEES
- a CDS encoding RES family NAD+ phosphorylase; the protein is MLLILLYRIVKEKYLDNFSGQGKSFIDGARWNQPGLPVLYFASSPAVALLEMANYLPSPRLVPKSYRLGIYELPEDVSCETLTIAQMPKDWAKYPYPASTQAMGSDWLTRSTSLCLLVPSAAIPAGLEQIVAINPNHPEIGSLKRVDVKTDLYNERAFQGIK